A window of Microbacterium sp. BK668 genomic DNA:
TCGGTGATGACGTCGCGCCACGGCGTCGACCAGAGCGCCTCCTCGGGCGCGACCACCGGGATGCCCGCCTTCGTCACAGCGTCGTACTCCTCCTGGGTGAGGCCGGAGTAGGGCGCGAGAAGGACGTCGGGGTCGGCGGCGAGCAGCTCCTCGATCGACAGCTCGTAGGTGGCGTTGTCGAGGATCGCCGGCTGCTCGCCGCCGAGCCCGTCGATGGCCTCTTCGACCCACGGGGTGATGCGGTCGTCGCCCCCGCCGTAGTCCATCGATGAGATCGCGACGGGGACGATGCCGAGCGCGAGCACGGCATCCGTCGCCCCCCATCCCCACGTCGCGATGCGCTCGGGCGCCGCGTCGATCGTCGTTTCGCCGTACATGTGCTCGAAGGTGACGGGGAACGCCGACGAGTCGCCGGGCGCCGCCGACGAGGTCTCCTCGGAGCCGGCGGAGCCGGCTGGGCTTGCGCAGCCGCTCAGCGCGAGGGCACCTGCTGCGGCGATCGCCGCGAGGGCGGCGACGGGGTGGAGGCGAGAAGGCATTGCTGTGTGCTTCCTTTCGGAGGGTGGTCGTGTCATTCCTCGTCCGGGACGACGTGCGAGCCGCCGGGGACGGGAACGACCAGGGGGGTCCGGGTCAGGGGATCGGGGATCACCAGCGCGTCGAGGGAGAACGCTGTGGAGACGACCTCGGCCGTCAGCACGTCGGTTGCGGCGCCGTGAGCGACGATGCGGCCGTGCGACATGACGACGAGATCGTCGGCGTAACGAGCGGCGAGGTTAAGCTCGTGGAGCACGACGACGATCGTCGTGCCGTCGGTGCGGTTGAGCTCGCGCAGCAGATCGAGCACCTCGATCTGGTGGCTGAGGTCGAGGAAGGTGGTCGGCTCGTCGAGCAGGAGGATGCGAGGATCCTGCGCAAGGGCCATCGCGATCCACACGCGCTGGCGCTGTCCGCCCGACAGGTCGCCCACGGGGCGGTCGGCGAGCTCCGCGACACCCGTCCGCGCCATCGCCTCGGCGACCCGCGCGGTGTCGGCGGCGTTCCACCGCTGGAAGACGCCGCGGTGCGGATGCCGGCCGCGCGAGACGAGCTCGGCGACGGTGAGGCCGTCGGGAGCGGACGGATGCTGCGGCAGCAGTCCGACCTTCTGTGCGAACGTCCGACGACCCATGGTCGCGACATCCGTCCCATCCAGCTCGACGCGCCCGTCCAGCGGCGCGTTCACCCGCGCCAGCACGCTCAGCAGAGTGGACTTGCCGCACGCGTTGGCTCCGATGATCATCGTCATGCGGCCCGGCGCGATCTCGAGGTCGAGTCCTTCGATGACGCGGCGTCCGGGATATCCGGCGGCCAGGCCCCGCGCCGCCAGCCGCGGGGCGGGAGTCGACGGCGGGGTCACAGCTGTCGTCCTTTCGACGTCGCGAGCAGCCAGAGCAGGAAGATCGATCCGAGCGCCCCCGTGACGACGCCTACCGGAAGCGAGACCCCCGGGAGCGCGTACTGCGCGACGAGGTCGGCCGACACCAGCAGTACGGCGCCCACGGCGGCGCTCGTGCCGATGCCGAGGGCGCCGTGACCGAGGAGGGGCCGCGCGATCGCGGGGGCGCACAGCGCGATGAACGAGATGGGTCCCACGAATGCCGTCGAGGTGGCCGTGAGGAGCACCGCCACGACGACCGCGGTCACGCGCACGACGGCGGGGCGAACGCCGAGCGAGACCGCCGTGCCGGCCCCGAGCTGCGTCAGCGGCAGCCAGCGGGCGCAGGCGATGACGCCGGGGACGGCGACCACGCCGACGGCCAGCACCACCAGGGCGTTCCACCACGGCGTCGACGCCAGACTGCCGGTCAGCCAGACGAGGGCCGACTGCGCGAGCTCGACCTGCGCTCTGACCAGGAGATAGTTCGTGACCGCGAGGCAGAGGAACGACACGCCAACCCCGGCGATGATGAGCCGGTAGTCGCCATCGGCGCGGCGGTGCCCGGCCAGGAGCAGGAAGCCCGCCACGACGAGCCCTCCCGCGAAGGCGAGGAGCGCGACCCACGGTCCACCGACGCCGAGCACGAGGATCCCGAAGACGGCGGCGGCACCCGCTCCCCCGCTGATGCCGAGCAGGTCGGGACTGGCCAGCGCGTTGGACAGGAGGGATTGGAGGAGCGCGCCGGCCACACCGAGCGAGGCCCCCACGAGCACGGCCATCGCGACCCGCGGAGCGCGGAGGTCGAACACGACGTACTCCTCGACCCGGGAGCCGCTGCCCCACACCGTACGCCACAGGTCGGACGGCGTGAGGGCGTAGTCGCCCACCGACAGCGAGACGGCGACGAGGACGACGAGCAGGGCGCCCGCTGCGGCAGCGACCACCGCGCGGCGGCGGCGGACACGGTGGCGCACGAACTGGACGCCGGCCGCAGCATCCCTCTCCGCCACGAGCGTCGCGCTCACAGGACCACCTGCCGGCGTCGCAGGACGAGGGAGATCAGCACGGGCGCGCCGACGAAGGCGACGACGAGGCCCGCCTGCACCTCGCCGGGGAGGGCGATCACCCGGCCGAGCACGTCGGAGACGAGCAGCACGAGGGCTCCGGCGGGCGCACCGATGAGGAGGAGCCAGCGGTAGTCGGATCCGACGAGGCCGCGCAGCGCGTGCGGGACGAGGAGCCCGAGGAAGACGATCGGGCCCGCGATCGCCGTCGCACCCCCGCACAGCAGGATCGTCGCGACGATCCCGACAGTCCTCGTCCGGGCGACGTCGTGCCCCAGACCCGTCGCTGTGTCCTCGCCGAGGGCGAGCAGGTCCAGCCCGCGGGCGCACGTGGCCGCGAGCACGATTCCGAGGAGGATCGGGCCGGCCACGACGGCGACGGTGTCGACGCCGCGCGCGGTGAGTCCCCCGACGGACCAATAGCGATAGACGTCGAGCGCGGCCCGGTTGGTCGTGAGCACGAGGAGCGTCACGGCGGTGAGCCCCGCCGTGACGGCGGCACCCGTGAGGGCGAGCTTGGCGGGGTTCGCCCCGTCGGGACCGCGCGACCCGATGACCGCGACGACGGCTGCCGCGACAGCGGCACCCGCGAACGCGAACCACACGAACCCGGCGGGCGCCGCTATCCCGAGCAGCACGATCGCGCCCAGCACGGCGACCGCGGCGCCGGAGTTGACTCCGAGGAGTCCGGGATCGGCGAGGGGGTTGCGCGTGAGACCCTGCATGACCGTTCCGGCCAGGGCGAGCGCCGCCCCCGCGAGAAGGCCGATGAGGGTCCGGGGGACGCGCTGGGTGAGGACGACCGTGTGGTCGGCGTTCGCCGCCTCGGGGGCGAGCAGGGCATGGAGCACGGTGGCGGGCGGGATGGGACGAGCACCCACGCCGAGGCTCAGCACGACGGCTCCCACGAGGAGCACCACGACCAGGACCAGCACGAGACGCGCCCGTCGGGTGCGGGCGGTGCCGTTCATTCGATGCGTTCCGCCTGACCCAGGCGCCAATACCCCATGAACGCGACGCGCTTGCGGTCGACGCCGTGGCCCGACACGAGCAGCCGGCGGAGCGTCTTGACGGTCGCGGCCTCGCCCGCGATCCAGGCGTAGAACTCGCCGTCTCCGTCTTCGGGGCTGTCCCAGAGAAGCTCCAGGTCCACGTCGATGTCGTCGAGCTCCTGACGGCGCGGAGCGGCGGCCAGCTTCAGCAGCTGCGTGTTGGCGCGGGTCCAGGCGGTGAGCGCCTCGATCAGCGCCGCCCCGTGCGGGCGATCCTCGCGAGCGAGCCACGTCACCCGGACGCGTGGCCCGTGCACGAGGTCGAGCCGATCGGCCGCCGTGGGCACCTCGATGAAGACGTCGGCGTCGTAGGCGGGGCCGAGAGACTCGAGGATGCCGGCGATCCCGGGCACGGCGGTCTCGTCTCCGGCGAGCAGCACGCGGCGCGCGGTGCCCGGGTGCCAGTCGAAGCCGGTGTCGGCGTATGGGCTGCGCGCGTCCGGCCCCACGACGACGAGGCTCTGCCCCGCGCGGGCGGCGTCCGCCCAGGCTCCCGCGGGCCCCGCGTCGTGGTGCGTGACGAAGTCCACGTCGAGCTCTCGACCCTCGGGGTCGACGCGACGGACCGTGTAGGTGCGGAAGACGTTGCGCTCGCCGTGCGGCAGCGCCCGCCAGCGGTCGTACCAGTCGCCGGCGGCCTCGTGCTGCCCGATGTCGGAGAACGTGCCGTCGGCGTGCGGGAGGACCAGCTTGACGCGCTGATCGAGCCGCGCAGTCCCGAAGTGCTCGAACTCGTCGGCGGTGAAGGTCACGCGCACGAAGTGCGGGCTCAGACGTTCGACGCGGGCGACGTCCGCCACGTAGGGGCGGTAGGCAGGCCGGACAGCGGTCGAAGTCGAAGGCATGCTTTTAGGCTAGCCTTACCTACCCCGTCAGCTCAAACCGATCTCTCGTCAGTGAGACTTCTCGTGCGCGTGACCGAGTCGGAGGCCGGGAACGAGCGAGACGGCGGCGAGAACGAGGGCGATGGCGAAGACGGCCGGGAACGCAGCATCCGTCCCCGCCAGCGTCGTGAAGACGAGACCCATCACGGCGATCGACCCCGCAGCCCCGATCGAGTCCGAGATCGACAGCGCCGACGAGTTGAAGCCCTGGTTCTGCGGCGTCGAGTAGGCGAGTGTCAGCACGGTGAGCCGCGGATACATGAGCCCCATGCCCGAGCCCGCCAGCGCCCATCCGGCGATGAGCACGGCCGGGGACAGCTGCAGTCCTGCGGTCAACGCCGCCAGGAGCGCGGCCGTCCCGAGCTGGGCGGTGCCGAGGATCGAGATGCGCGCGTTGCCGATCCGGTTGCCGAACCGACCCTGGACATCGGCGGCGACGGCCCACGCGATCGCCGCGGCGGTCAGCCCCAGTCCCGCCCAGGTCGGCGAGAAGCCGTAGGCGTCGATCAGGAGGTACGGGACGTAGATCTCGGCGCCGAACAGCGCCCCGGCGACGAGCCCGCGCATCAGGACGACGCTCGGCAGTCCGCGAGCGGCGACGAGCGTGCGGCGCGGCAGCAGCGGCCTCGAGGCGAGCACGAGGACGACGACGGATGCCGCGACCGCAGTCCATGCGTACCCGCCCAGCTCGCCGGCCAGGCTCAGGCCGAGCGCGCCGATTGCTACGAGCACGGCGCACGCGAGCCGCGGGCCGATGCGCGCCACGGACGGATGCTCGGTCTCCAGCGGCAGTCCCCAGAGCCGCACCGCGACCATCGCGAACGCCAGGAGCGTCAGGGCCGCGACGCCGAGGAAAACCCACCGCCAGTGCAGGTACTCCGTCACGGCGCCCGCGAGGAACGGCCCGATGAGCGAGGGCACGACCCACGCCGCCGAGAACGCCGCGAAGACGCGGCCGTGCAGCTCGGGCGGGTACACGCGCGCCACGACGACGTAGAGCGCGACCGTCTGGCCGCCGGTCCCGAGGCCCTGGATGAGGCGGCCCGCGACGAGCACCTCCATGGACGCGGCGAGACCCGCGACGACGAGCCCCGCCACGAAGAGGAGCACGGAGGTCGTGAGGGGCCAGACGGGACCGGAGCGGTCGCTCCACGCGCCCACCGCGACCATGCCGATGACGCTCGTCGCGAGAGTGCCCGAGAAGGCGACGGCGTAGAGCGCGGCCCCGTCGAGGTCGTCGCTCACGACGGGCATGACCGTCGTGACGGCGAGCGACTGCATCGCCGCGAGGAAGATCAGCGCGACCGCGCCGACCGTCACCCAGAGGTAGCGTCCATCCCAGACGGATGCGCGGCGATCGACGTCCGCGCTCACGACTCGACGAGCGCGGCGACCCGCTCGATCCCCTCGCGCAGCACGTCCGGCGAGCACGCGAAGTTGATGCGCACGAAGCCCTTCCCCTCCTCGCCGAACAGCGGACCGTGGTGGAACGCGACGCGCGCCCTCCGCCGCAGGACCGTCGCGGGATTGTCGCCCCAGCCGTACGCCGAGACGTCGACCCACGCGAGGAAACCGGCATCCGGGAGGCGGTATTCCGCGCGGGGCAGGTGCTCCGCGAGAAGATCCGCGAGGAGCCGGCGGTTCTGGTCGAGGGCGGCCAGCAGGCTGTCGAGCCACGCGTCGCTCTCGGCCGAGAAGGCGGCGACGTTGGCCATCGCGCCGAAGAGCCCCGTGCGCCACTCGACCTCGCAGGGCAGGGCGCGCAGGAGCTGCGCCTGCTGCGGGCCCCCGCCGATCATGACGGCGCACTTCAGCCCCGCGAGATTGAAGGTCTTGCTCGCGCTCGTCACGGCGTAGCCCACGCGCGCGGCGCTCTCGGAGGCGGCGAGGAACGGCGTGTACCGCGTCCCGTGGGCGAGCGGGCCGTGGATCTCGTCGGAGACCACGACCGCGCCGAAGGCCGCCGCGAGCTCGGCGAGAGCCTCGAGGCTTGCGCGGGAGTGCACGGTTCCCGTCGGGTTGTGCGGATTGCACAGGAGGACGGCGCGCGCGCCGCCCTCGAGCGCCGCCTCGATGCCCACCAGGTCGAGCTCCCAGCCTGTGCCGGTGCGAGCGAGCGGCACGCGTTCGACGACGGCGCCGGCCTCCTCCACCGTGTCGAAGAAGGGCGGGTAGACGGGAGTCGTCACGACCACTCGGTCGCCGGGCTCGGTCACGACGCGGAGGATCTCGACGACGCCCATCATGACGTCACCCGTCCAGAAGACCGACTGCGGGTCCACCTCCCAGCCGAACCGGCGCGCGGCGAAGCCGACGAACGCCTCGCGCACCCCCGGCTCGGGCGGCGTGTAGCCGGTGTCGCCCAGCTCGACCGCGCGCAGCAGCGACCGCGTGATGGCGGGCGCCAGCGCATAGTCCATCTCGGCCACGAAGAACGGCAGGACGTCGTCGGAGTACTTGCGCCACTTGGTGCTTGACCGCTGCCGGAGCTCGTCGAGAGGAAGGGCTTGCAGGGGGACGGCACTCACGCCACGAGCCTAACGACGACGACGGATGCCTGCCCATCGCGTGTTTCGCCGCGTTGCGGGAGGAGGCATCCGCACCGCGCCTTCGTCAGATCGCGAAGCCGAGCGCGCGCATCATGTCGCGCCCGTCGTCGGTGATCCGCTCGGGACCCCACGGCGGCATCCACACCCAGTTGATGCGGAATCGCTCCACGACGTCGTCGAGTGCCTGAGCGGTCTGCTCCTCGAGGACGTCGGTGAGCGGGCAGCCTGCGGAGGTGAGGGTCATGTGGATGACCAGAGCGTCGTTCTCGTCATCCCATGCGAGGTCGTAGATCAGGCCGAGATCGACGACGTTGATCCCGAGCTCCGGGTCCATGACGTCTTTCAGCGCTTCGGTGACCTCGTCGAACTTCTCGGGCGTGAGCGTCGCGGTCATGGCAGCGATCTTACGCCTCGGCGTCGGAGGCCGCCTCGGCGAGCGGCGCGAGGAACCGGTCGTAGCCCTCGTTCTCGAGACGCTCGGCGAGCTCGGGCCCGCCCTCCTCGACGATCCGCCCGGCGACCATGACGTGCACGAAGTCGGGGTGGATGTAGCGGAGGATGCGCGTGTAGTGGGTGATGAGCAGCACGCCCAGGTTCGTCTCGCCCTTGGCGCGGTTGACGCCCTCGGACACGATCTTGAGCGCGTCGACGTCGAGGCCGGAGTCGGTCTCGTCGAGGACGGCGATCTTCGGCTTGAGCAGCTCGAGCTGGAGGATCTCGTGGCGCTTCTTCTCGCCGCCCGAGAAGCCCTCGTTGACGTTGCGCTGCGCGAACTTGCCGTCCATGCGGAGGTGCTTCATCGCCTCCTTGACGTCCTTCGTCCACGTGCGGATCGACGGCGCTTCGCCGTCGATCGCGGTCTTCGCGGTGCGGAGGAAGTTCGTGACCGTGACGCCGGGGATCTCGACGGGGTACTGCATCGCGAGGAAGAGCCCGGCGCGGGCGCGCTCGTCGACGGTCATCGCAAGGACGTCCTCGCCGTCGAACGTGATCGAGCCGCTCGTGACGGAGTACTTGGGGTGACCGGCGATCGTGTAGGCCAGCGTGGACTTGCCCGAGCCGTTGGGGCCCATGATCGCGTGCGTCTGACCGGTCTGGACGGTGAGGGTGACGCCGTTGAGGATCGGCGTGGTTCCCTCGTCGGTCTCGACGGTGACGTGGAGGTCTCGGATCTCGAGGACAGACATGCGGACTTCTTCCTTCAGTTCACTTCTTTGGTCACGGCGGGGTCGACGAGCACGTCGTCCCCCTCGATCGTGACGGCGTACACCGGGACCGGCTCGTACGCGGGGAGGTTCAGGGGCTTGCCGGTGCGCAGCGAGAACGCCGAGCCGTGGGCCCAGCACTCGAGCGTCTCGCCGTCGACGAAGCCTTCGGCGAGCGAGATGTCGCCGTGGGTGCAGGTGTCGCCGATGGCGTGGACCTCGCCGTTCGCGTCGAGGACGACCGCCATCGGGACGCCGTCGACCTCGAAGCGCTGCGCGGCGTCCTGCTCGAGGTCGCTCAGGGCGCAGATGCGGACGGCGCTCATGCGGCCGCCCCTTCGGCGAGCTCGCGCTCGATGGCCTCGGCGAGCTCCTGCTCGAGCGAGGCGATGCCGATCTTCTGGACGATCTCGGCGAGGAAGCCGATCACGACGAGGCGTCGCGCCTCGTCCTCGCGGATGCCGCGCGCCTGCAGGTAGAACAGCTGCTCGTCGTCGAAGCGACCCGTCGCGCTGGCGTGCCCCGCGCCCTGGATGTCGCCCGTCTCGATCTCGAGGTTGGGGACGGAGTCGGCGCGGGCGCCGTCGGTGAGGACCAGGTTGCGGTTCGCCTCGTACGAGTCCGTCCCCACGGCGTCCGGGCCGATGAGCACGTCGCCGATCCACACGCTGCGGGCGCCGACCCCCTGCAGCGCGCCCTTGTACAGGACGTCGCCTTTGGTGTGTTCGCCCTTGTGGTGGAGGTACACCTGGCTCTCGAGGTGCTGACCGGAGTCGGAGTAGGACAGGCCGTACAGCTCGGCTTCCGATCCGGCTCCCGCGAGCTCGATGGAGGGGTTCACGCGGACGACGCCGCCGCCGAAGCTCACGACGATGTGCCGGAGGTAACCGTCCTTCTCGACCCGCGCCTGGTGGGCGGACAGGTGCAGCGCGTCGTCGTCCCACTCCTGCACGGAGATGACGGTCAGCTTCGCGCCGTCGCGGACGAGGATCTCGACGTTCTGCGAGTGCTGAGTTGTGCCGGTGTGCCGGAAGAGCACCGTCGCCCGCGAGTTCGCCTGGGCCTCGACGACGACGTGGGCGTGCGCCAGACCGCCCGTGCCGGTGAGGTTCACGACGACCGGCTCGGCGAGCTCGGCGTCCGCGGGGATGCGGATGAGCGGCGCCTCCGGCTCCTGCGTCCAGGCGATCGCGCTCGGGAGGTCCTCCGGGCGGAAGATCTCGCCGCGCGGCGCCGCGCCGGGCGCGAGGCGCGAGTGCTCGACGCCGGCGGGCGCCTGCACGTCGACCTGCATGACATCGCTCGGGCCCGCGGCATCCTGGAACAGCGGAGCGAGACGGTCGATCGGCGTGTACCGCCAGTTGACCTCGCGTCCGGTCGGGACGGCGAAGTCGGCCGGGTCGAACGAGCTCGGACGCTCGGAGCGGGTCTGCACGGGAACGAACGCGCCGGCGCCGTCGGAGTGCGCTCGGGAACCCGGCACCACCCGGTCAGTCGATTCGGACACTGGTGCCTCTGTCGTGGTCGTCATTCAGCCGACACTGCCTTCCATGCCCATCTCGATGAGCTTGTTGAGCTCGAGGGCGTACTCCATGGGCAGCTCGCGCGCGATCGGCTCGATGAACCCGCGGACGATCATGGCCATCGCCTCGTCCTCGGGGAGCCCACGCGATTGCAGGTAGAACAGCTGCTCCTCGCTGACCTTCGACACCGTCGCCTCGTGGCCGAGCTGCACGTCGTCGACGCGGATGTCGATGGCCGGATACGTGTCGGAGCGGGAGATGGTGTCGACCAGGAGCGCATCGCAGCGCACCGTGTTGGCGCTGTGGTGCGCGTTGGCGTCGACGCGGACCTCGCCGCGGTAGCCGGCGCGGCCGCCGCCGCGCGCGATCGACTTCGACACGATCGACGACTGCGTGTACGGCGCCAT
This region includes:
- the sufC gene encoding Fe-S cluster assembly ATPase SufC encodes the protein MSVLEIRDLHVTVETDEGTTPILNGVTLTVQTGQTHAIMGPNGSGKSTLAYTIAGHPKYSVTSGSITFDGEDVLAMTVDERARAGLFLAMQYPVEIPGVTVTNFLRTAKTAIDGEAPSIRTWTKDVKEAMKHLRMDGKFAQRNVNEGFSGGEKKRHEILQLELLKPKIAVLDETDSGLDVDALKIVSEGVNRAKGETNLGVLLITHYTRILRYIHPDFVHVMVAGRIVEEGGPELAERLENEGYDRFLAPLAEAASDAEA
- a CDS encoding iron ABC transporter permease; protein product: MSATLVAERDAAAGVQFVRHRVRRRRAVVAAAAGALLVVLVAVSLSVGDYALTPSDLWRTVWGSGSRVEEYVVFDLRAPRVAMAVLVGASLGVAGALLQSLLSNALASPDLLGISGGAGAAAVFGILVLGVGGPWVALLAFAGGLVVAGFLLLAGHRRADGDYRLIIAGVGVSFLCLAVTNYLLVRAQVELAQSALVWLTGSLASTPWWNALVVLAVGVVAVPGVIACARWLPLTQLGAGTAVSLGVRPAVVRVTAVVVAVLLTATSTAFVGPISFIALCAPAIARPLLGHGALGIGTSAAVGAVLLVSADLVAQYALPGVSLPVGVVTGALGSIFLLWLLATSKGRQL
- the sufD gene encoding Fe-S cluster assembly protein SufD, with the protein product MTTTTEAPVSESTDRVVPGSRAHSDGAGAFVPVQTRSERPSSFDPADFAVPTGREVNWRYTPIDRLAPLFQDAAGPSDVMQVDVQAPAGVEHSRLAPGAAPRGEIFRPEDLPSAIAWTQEPEAPLIRIPADAELAEPVVVNLTGTGGLAHAHVVVEAQANSRATVLFRHTGTTQHSQNVEILVRDGAKLTVISVQEWDDDALHLSAHQARVEKDGYLRHIVVSFGGGVVRVNPSIELAGAGSEAELYGLSYSDSGQHLESQVYLHHKGEHTKGDVLYKGALQGVGARSVWIGDVLIGPDAVGTDSYEANRNLVLTDGARADSVPNLEIETGDIQGAGHASATGRFDDEQLFYLQARGIREDEARRLVVIGFLAEIVQKIGIASLEQELAEAIERELAEGAAA
- a CDS encoding non-heme iron oxygenase ferredoxin subunit; its protein translation is MSAVRICALSDLEQDAAQRFEVDGVPMAVVLDANGEVHAIGDTCTHGDISLAEGFVDGETLECWAHGSAFSLRTGKPLNLPAYEPVPVYAVTIEGDDVLVDPAVTKEVN
- a CDS encoding MFS transporter; translation: MSADVDRRASVWDGRYLWVTVGAVALIFLAAMQSLAVTTVMPVVSDDLDGAALYAVAFSGTLATSVIGMVAVGAWSDRSGPVWPLTTSVLLFVAGLVVAGLAASMEVLVAGRLIQGLGTGGQTVALYVVVARVYPPELHGRVFAAFSAAWVVPSLIGPFLAGAVTEYLHWRWVFLGVAALTLLAFAMVAVRLWGLPLETEHPSVARIGPRLACAVLVAIGALGLSLAGELGGYAWTAVAASVVVLVLASRPLLPRRTLVAARGLPSVVLMRGLVAGALFGAEIYVPYLLIDAYGFSPTWAGLGLTAAAIAWAVAADVQGRFGNRIGNARISILGTAQLGTAALLAALTAGLQLSPAVLIAGWALAGSGMGLMYPRLTVLTLAYSTPQNQGFNSSALSISDSIGAAGSIAVMGLVFTTLAGTDAAFPAVFAIALVLAAVSLVPGLRLGHAHEKSH
- a CDS encoding metal-sulfur cluster assembly factor, with the translated sequence MTATLTPEKFDEVTEALKDVMDPELGINVVDLGLIYDLAWDDENDALVIHMTLTSAGCPLTDVLEEQTAQALDDVVERFRINWVWMPPWGPERITDDGRDMMRALGFAI
- a CDS encoding ABC transporter ATP-binding protein, which codes for MTPPSTPAPRLAARGLAAGYPGRRVIEGLDLEIAPGRMTMIIGANACGKSTLLSVLARVNAPLDGRVELDGTDVATMGRRTFAQKVGLLPQHPSAPDGLTVAELVSRGRHPHRGVFQRWNAADTARVAEAMARTGVAELADRPVGDLSGGQRQRVWIAMALAQDPRILLLDEPTTFLDLSHQIEVLDLLRELNRTDGTTIVVVLHELNLAARYADDLVVMSHGRIVAHGAATDVLTAEVVSTAFSLDALVIPDPLTRTPLVVPVPGGSHVVPDEE
- a CDS encoding siderophore-interacting protein translates to MPSTSTAVRPAYRPYVADVARVERLSPHFVRVTFTADEFEHFGTARLDQRVKLVLPHADGTFSDIGQHEAAGDWYDRWRALPHGERNVFRTYTVRRVDPEGRELDVDFVTHHDAGPAGAWADAARAGQSLVVVGPDARSPYADTGFDWHPGTARRVLLAGDETAVPGIAGILESLGPAYDADVFIEVPTAADRLDLVHGPRVRVTWLAREDRPHGAALIEALTAWTRANTQLLKLAAAPRRQELDDIDVDLELLWDSPEDGDGEFYAWIAGEAATVKTLRRLLVSGHGVDRKRVAFMGYWRLGQAERIE
- a CDS encoding aminotransferase class I/II-fold pyridoxal phosphate-dependent enzyme; its protein translation is MSAVPLQALPLDELRQRSSTKWRKYSDDVLPFFVAEMDYALAPAITRSLLRAVELGDTGYTPPEPGVREAFVGFAARRFGWEVDPQSVFWTGDVMMGVVEILRVVTEPGDRVVVTTPVYPPFFDTVEEAGAVVERVPLARTGTGWELDLVGIEAALEGGARAVLLCNPHNPTGTVHSRASLEALAELAAAFGAVVVSDEIHGPLAHGTRYTPFLAASESAARVGYAVTSASKTFNLAGLKCAVMIGGGPQQAQLLRALPCEVEWRTGLFGAMANVAAFSAESDAWLDSLLAALDQNRRLLADLLAEHLPRAEYRLPDAGFLAWVDVSAYGWGDNPATVLRRRARVAFHHGPLFGEEGKGFVRINFACSPDVLREGIERVAALVES
- a CDS encoding iron chelate uptake ABC transporter family permease subunit; this translates as MNGTARTRRARLVLVLVVVLLVGAVVLSLGVGARPIPPATVLHALLAPEAANADHTVVLTQRVPRTLIGLLAGAALALAGTVMQGLTRNPLADPGLLGVNSGAAVAVLGAIVLLGIAAPAGFVWFAFAGAAVAAAVVAVIGSRGPDGANPAKLALTGAAVTAGLTAVTLLVLTTNRAALDVYRYWSVGGLTARGVDTVAVVAGPILLGIVLAATCARGLDLLALGEDTATGLGHDVARTRTVGIVATILLCGGATAIAGPIVFLGLLVPHALRGLVGSDYRWLLLIGAPAGALVLLVSDVLGRVIALPGEVQAGLVVAFVGAPVLISLVLRRRQVVL
- a CDS encoding ABC transporter substrate-binding protein, producing MPSRLHPVAALAAIAAAGALALSGCASPAGSAGSEETSSAAPGDSSAFPVTFEHMYGETTIDAAPERIATWGWGATDAVLALGIVPVAISSMDYGGGDDRITPWVEEAIDGLGGEQPAILDNATYELSIEELLAADPDVLLAPYSGLTQEEYDAVTKAGIPVVAPEEALWSTPWRDVITETGRALGLEPEAEELVSSLDEQVTDAAAAHPEFSGTTIAYIDDDVDTLYLYLPADPRVEILEDLGFVSPASVTDLDTGEGTFYTTVSYENLDKIDAQVIFTQGEEQSALDQFLASDQGKLIPAVARGAVAPIVGEENVAAVSPTALSLPWLLPTMVEKLAAATAVAQG